The genomic stretch CTCCCCGGCTGCGTTACAGCCGCCGacagtccctgcagcagcacttcCCCGGCTGGGAAATAAATCACAACAGCGCCTTCGAGCCGCCGGGCCCCGCTTGCGCTGGGGTCTCGCCGCCGGGCTGGCCCACGCATCGCCACGGAGGCTCGCTGCACACCTGTTATAACTGTCCACGGAAAGGCAAATGGAAGAGTGGGGAAAGGGGACAAAGAACGTTCTTATCTAGCCGAAACACCTATcgcttttttttcccactggcAAAATAGACAAGTTGCCCGTTTTCGCATGCACAGGTGAATTTCGTAATGCCACGATTGTGTTTCGAacctttattttgaaaatcaaaaccatCGATGCACTCTAGGCAATATCTTTCGTTTGACACTGCCTAGCAGTAACTGTACGGCAAAGGCATTCAttccagctttctgaaaagGTTTATTTCCAACCTTCGAATATAAAGCGTGTGAACTTGGAAACCAAAACACGACAAATGCGTTTGGaaatctatgaaaaaaaaaaaaaaaccaaaacaaacaccacttCTTTACTCTAGGGTAGGAGATAAAATTGTCCCACTAGATTTCTGGGGGCGGGATTAGCACAAGAAGTGTGAGGGAGACGGCTTGTCCTGTTCAGCAAAAACACCAGACGAGCCACAGTTTGAGAACCAGTTAGCACAAGAAGTGTGAGCGAGCGCTTAGGGTTTTTcgtgaggggaagaaaaaatcctCAGAAAAGCCAGTTTAAGAACGAGATCTGAGGAAAGGTCAGAAAATGTCACAGATGGGGAGAAGTTAATCTGGGGGATACTAGAGGTGGAGAGTTTGAGATAGCAGAGCACATCGCGGCCTTCGCTTTTAGCAAGTTGTGTTACAAGTGACTCGGTTCACGGTACAGCGACGGCCACGGCGCTGGGACAGACGAGGGGACACATTCCCAGTGGGCTGAGGCAGAGCATCGGCTCCCCTGAAATACGGGCACGGGATAatttgggagggagggaggcagaacaCATCCCGGTTTCTTTGGTGGCTCCGTGTTGTCTCCTCCGTCCTGACCAGAGAAAAACCGCTGCAAGAGCGAGGGCGGGCTGGCAGCGCCCTTTGAAGCTTTAACATCGTGTCGGCGGCCCACGGACACGGGTGAGGGGAGCCCTTGCGGCCCCTCCGTGGGCCGGGGGACGGCTGCCGCCGGTGGTGGCGAAGGCGGACACCCCACCGACACGACACGGTGGGGGCATAAATAACATCGGGGCGGCCCCCGGCAGGAGGAAGGTCGGGGGCCGGGGGGAGAGGCTATACGTCCCCGTCCACCAGGCTGAAGTGTTTGCCCGGCCCGGGGAGGCAGAGGTAGGGGATGGCGCTGCccggggggagcagggggaagggcAGCGGCAGCAGGCAGCGGCTAAGCACGGTGCTGTCCTTGTAAAGGGCCGGGAAGGAGAGAGCCGCGGGGATCGGCGGCTCCCCGGGGGCCtccgccggccccgggcccTCGGGCTCGGCCGACATCTGTCTCTTGAGCTTGTTGCGGCGGTTCTGGAACCAGATCTTCACCTGGGTCTCGGTGAGGTGCAGCGCGGCGGCCAGCCCGGCCCGCTCCGAGCTGCTCAGGTAGCGCTTCACGTCGAAGGTGGACTCCAGCTGGAAGACCTGGCTCTTGGAGAAGATGGTCCGCGTCTTCTTCCTGCTCCCCGCCGCCAGCGACCTGC from Phalacrocorax aristotelis chromosome 4, bGulAri2.1, whole genome shotgun sequence encodes the following:
- the LOC142056965 gene encoding uncharacterized protein LOC142056965, with protein sequence MVQLGGGRRAPPPVPAAPPAFSIDSILQPGPRRPAREQGRARGALPEEEEAEEEEEEEGPSEQDPSKGSSNSGSEPRRLRADGTSRGPRREAEGGGSRVGFPLPSEGLRGPRQPPREAGACGGESGRSLAAGSRKKTRTIFSKSQVFQLESTFDVKRYLSSSERAGLAAALHLTETQVKIWFQNRRNKLKRQMSAEPEGPGPAEAPGEPPIPAALSFPALYKDSTVLSRCLLPLPFPLLPPGSAIPYLCLPGPGKHFSLVDGDV